A genome region from Schlesneria paludicola DSM 18645 includes the following:
- a CDS encoding outer membrane protein assembly factor BamB family protein, with translation MSRTQPTSIGRQQFNDICIPEREVLPLHCRIGWNKSQFEVTAATSDGVEVNGTTVVQAGLRSGDVIRIGTVDLLFDASPADAGHSKDASPPRPKKVSAKKAEPAEPNVDDMSLFDGKVMTESQAVMEAMFNDDEDEQDDVFAGDLSHASFERKKYGKVESTTGGRRPVRPGEQEVLKSPLVLGLSGGALVLLLVTGIFWFLINREQSNRLYDRALSEMNGGQYAQSISSFERFLAQYPNHGLHRHAVRGLTRAMIQKDISGAAPAWKPGLEKLNGLIKVHRNESDFSDLHSAIFQYAEQISMGAAKSAETARDPEMLVVSKEAQNLLERYADPATPPVGTVARINDQRLKADRAIEKQQAFDLAMKTVDDALAKREPMRALAEADRLVKLFPEFLQSKRVKDTQLKSLDLERSVVAVDDTERRAESSDGPAPPHEPVVGLLHLRSRTDESSQGRVVFAIAKDSCYAIDTVTGELVWRRVVGINSPFFPVLTSAAQSSVVLFDTRTQSILACELATGNLIWRQPLNSRAIGAPLQHEGQLYLALADQSLVRIDVDTGRLSATVHFSQNLASTPALSRDGEFLLVPGEKAMIYTLSLKSTSAQPTLSAIATTFTDHAAGSISAPPLSMGQLLLLCENDQVDSARLRLWDAGKPGQSLVELASTRVTGQVRDTPVLRGNQLVVPSSGEQFAAFAVSDEAGHAGISPIGQYRADQANVRERINAPLFVALGADGQFWSAGSAFRHFEIVSDSIRMDSNSTAPGIASQPLQLVGDNFFVGRKSRYSDAVTFSPVEREKLVNPWRCIVGDAPLEVGPTRDDGIAWVGESGTVYSLSKNRVMNGGVDLKAGVDLELPANITKPIRATLLDDQRLVLAAGGDTNRLFVLNNAGQISSQYPLNDMPATDPVLLDDGLVLPLSGRLALLSLTSAKKKVQEYHVPVGDGQDHKWAHLVRVDGRELIACDAVGRIIRIQLRQADVPHLAEVAKLQLEHPIDVRPIVRGESLYVADASGVCRQLNVHSFDTDGQSRLEAPVKNLWLPGDNLVVHAGDGLLHCLSEGKNLPEKWNYNLGPEQPTGPILLRDDTLWVACRSGVVLVLNSQTGEELKRIVLPQSLSLGLRQVNNTLLAIASDATIYRLE, from the coding sequence TTGTCTCGAACGCAACCGACCAGCATTGGCCGCCAGCAATTCAACGACATTTGCATCCCTGAACGCGAGGTGCTTCCCCTCCATTGCCGTATCGGCTGGAACAAATCGCAATTTGAAGTCACTGCAGCAACTTCAGATGGTGTTGAGGTCAACGGCACGACTGTGGTGCAGGCAGGGCTGCGATCGGGAGACGTCATTCGGATCGGTACCGTCGACCTGCTGTTTGATGCCTCTCCGGCCGATGCTGGACACTCGAAAGACGCCTCGCCACCACGACCGAAGAAGGTCAGCGCGAAGAAGGCGGAGCCTGCTGAACCGAATGTCGATGACATGTCGCTGTTTGATGGGAAGGTCATGACGGAGTCTCAGGCCGTCATGGAAGCCATGTTCAATGACGACGAGGATGAACAAGACGATGTGTTTGCTGGTGATCTGAGCCATGCCTCTTTCGAAAGGAAGAAGTATGGCAAAGTGGAGTCGACGACCGGGGGACGAAGGCCGGTTCGGCCGGGTGAACAGGAAGTCCTCAAATCGCCGCTCGTGCTGGGGCTATCGGGGGGCGCACTGGTCCTGCTGCTTGTGACCGGGATCTTCTGGTTCTTGATCAATCGCGAGCAATCCAATCGGCTATACGACCGCGCCCTGAGCGAAATGAACGGCGGGCAGTATGCGCAGTCGATATCCTCGTTTGAACGTTTTCTCGCACAATATCCGAATCATGGTTTACATCGTCATGCGGTGCGAGGCCTGACCCGGGCCATGATTCAGAAAGACATTTCGGGCGCAGCTCCCGCGTGGAAGCCGGGGCTGGAAAAACTGAATGGGTTGATCAAGGTCCATCGGAACGAGTCCGATTTTTCGGACTTGCATTCGGCGATCTTTCAATATGCCGAACAGATTTCGATGGGGGCGGCAAAATCTGCGGAGACGGCTCGTGATCCCGAGATGCTGGTCGTCTCGAAAGAGGCGCAGAATCTGCTCGAACGCTACGCCGATCCCGCAACGCCTCCAGTGGGGACCGTGGCGCGTATCAACGACCAGCGGCTGAAGGCCGATCGTGCGATCGAAAAGCAGCAAGCGTTCGATCTGGCGATGAAGACCGTCGATGACGCTCTTGCGAAACGCGAACCGATGCGAGCCCTGGCGGAAGCCGATCGACTGGTCAAATTGTTTCCCGAGTTCCTGCAGTCAAAACGCGTCAAAGATACGCAACTAAAGTCATTGGATCTTGAACGGTCCGTCGTCGCGGTCGACGATACAGAACGACGTGCCGAATCGTCTGACGGTCCCGCACCGCCCCACGAGCCGGTTGTTGGACTTTTGCATCTTCGGTCTCGTACCGATGAATCGTCGCAAGGGCGAGTCGTTTTCGCGATCGCGAAGGACTCGTGCTATGCGATTGATACGGTAACGGGCGAACTTGTGTGGCGTCGCGTTGTCGGAATCAATTCCCCCTTCTTTCCGGTTCTGACGTCGGCAGCGCAGTCATCTGTCGTGTTGTTTGATACGCGCACACAGTCGATTCTGGCGTGCGAGTTGGCGACAGGAAATCTGATCTGGCGCCAACCATTGAACTCTCGCGCGATCGGGGCTCCCCTGCAGCACGAAGGACAACTGTACCTGGCTCTCGCGGACCAGTCGCTCGTGCGGATTGACGTCGATACAGGACGATTGTCCGCCACCGTTCACTTTTCGCAGAATCTGGCATCGACCCCTGCACTGTCTCGCGATGGCGAGTTTCTGCTGGTTCCCGGCGAGAAGGCGATGATCTACACGTTGTCGCTGAAATCGACCTCGGCACAACCAACATTATCCGCGATCGCGACGACGTTTACCGATCATGCGGCTGGCTCCATTTCCGCACCGCCGCTCTCGATGGGGCAACTGTTGCTCCTCTGCGAAAATGATCAGGTAGATAGTGCCAGGCTGCGACTTTGGGACGCGGGTAAGCCCGGCCAGTCGCTCGTGGAACTGGCTTCGACCCGTGTCACGGGACAGGTTCGCGATACCCCGGTACTCCGCGGCAATCAATTGGTTGTTCCGTCGTCGGGTGAACAGTTTGCTGCGTTCGCAGTGTCTGACGAAGCGGGGCATGCGGGGATCTCGCCGATTGGGCAGTACCGTGCCGATCAAGCCAACGTTCGTGAACGCATCAATGCGCCACTGTTCGTCGCGTTGGGGGCGGACGGGCAGTTCTGGTCGGCAGGGTCGGCGTTCCGGCATTTTGAAATTGTCAGTGACAGCATCCGAATGGACTCGAACTCAACGGCGCCGGGCATCGCGTCGCAACCGTTGCAGCTTGTCGGCGACAATTTTTTCGTGGGGCGGAAGTCTCGTTATAGTGACGCGGTCACATTCTCGCCCGTCGAACGCGAGAAGCTGGTCAACCCCTGGCGCTGCATCGTTGGTGACGCACCCCTGGAGGTCGGTCCGACTCGCGATGACGGGATCGCCTGGGTTGGAGAGAGCGGAACGGTCTATTCTCTCAGTAAAAACCGCGTCATGAATGGTGGCGTCGATCTGAAGGCAGGCGTTGATCTCGAGCTTCCGGCGAACATCACAAAGCCAATTCGAGCAACGTTACTTGATGATCAACGTCTGGTGCTGGCGGCAGGCGGGGACACAAATCGACTATTCGTTCTGAACAACGCTGGGCAGATTTCAAGCCAGTACCCGCTCAATGACATGCCCGCGACCGATCCCGTCCTGCTCGACGATGGCTTGGTTCTGCCGCTATCTGGGCGATTGGCACTGCTGTCATTGACGTCAGCCAAGAAGAAAGTCCAGGAGTATCACGTTCCCGTTGGCGATGGACAGGACCACAAGTGGGCACATTTGGTTCGTGTCGATGGACGAGAACTGATTGCCTGTGACGCGGTCGGCAGAATCATCCGGATTCAACTGCGTCAGGCAGACGTTCCACATCTGGCAGAAGTCGCCAAGCTGCAATTGGAACATCCGATCGACGTTCGCCCAATCGTTCGTGGTGAGTCACTGTATGTTGCCGACGCCAGCGGTGTCTGCCGACAATTGAATGTGCACTCTTTCGACACCGACGGGCAATCCCGTCTTGAGGCGCCGGTGAAGAACCTTTGGCTTCCCGGCGACAATCTGGTTGTTCACGCTGGCGATGGGCTGCTGCATTGCTTGAGTGAGGGGAAGAACTTACCGGAAAAATGGAATTACAATCTGGGGCCGGAACAACCGACGGGCCCGATTCTACTGCGCGATGACACGCTCTGGGTCGCATGCCGAAGTGGTGTTGTACTTGTCCTCAATTCGCAGACGGGCGAAGAACTTAAGCGGATTGTCCTGCCGCAATCGCTTTCCTTGGGACTGCGACAGGTAAACAACACGCTATTGGCAATCGCATCCGATGCCACCATCTACCGGCTGGAATAA
- a CDS encoding ExbD/TolR family protein, protein MAISRREAGHLVECPKCGNEITVPFQDFPTPTADPRPKVEPSIEEDGVEPNAEIFEEVTQPPEGNAQNEPNVLTGGESEEGEATDERFADADEAPFVPAEIGNDDDSEGPLTFKRKPMIADDMDLTPMVDVTFQLLIFFMVSASFSLQKSIEVPTPDPDQKGATQQVKTLEDLQGTSILVKIDASNGIWIDDEPLSDVSRLAETLRDKMRREQKTELLVSASSQSLHRTVIAVIDAANEIGVQKIRMSSQKKAD, encoded by the coding sequence ATGGCGATTTCCCGCCGTGAGGCGGGGCACCTCGTCGAATGTCCCAAGTGCGGCAACGAAATCACCGTCCCCTTTCAGGATTTCCCCACGCCAACCGCCGATCCGCGGCCCAAGGTGGAACCGTCCATCGAAGAAGATGGGGTGGAGCCAAACGCTGAAATCTTCGAAGAGGTCACACAACCGCCCGAGGGGAATGCACAAAATGAGCCCAACGTCCTGACTGGGGGCGAATCCGAAGAAGGCGAAGCGACAGACGAACGGTTCGCGGATGCCGACGAAGCGCCATTTGTACCCGCAGAAATTGGAAACGACGACGATTCGGAAGGACCGCTCACATTCAAACGCAAACCGATGATCGCAGATGATATGGATCTGACGCCGATGGTCGACGTGACCTTTCAGTTGCTGATTTTCTTTATGGTGTCGGCGTCGTTCAGTTTGCAGAAAAGCATCGAGGTTCCCACGCCCGATCCCGATCAAAAAGGAGCGACGCAACAGGTCAAAACACTGGAAGATCTCCAGGGGACTTCGATCCTGGTCAAAATCGATGCCAGCAACGGCATCTGGATCGATGACGAGCCGCTGTCGGATGTCAGCCGACTTGCCGAGACTCTTCGGGATAAAATGCGTCGAGAACAAAAAACGGAGTTGCTCGTCTCGGCCAGTTCTCAATCACTTCATCGCACGGTGATTGCCGTCATTGATGCTGCCAATGAAATTGGAGTGCAGAAAATCCGCATGTCGTCCCAAAAGAAGGCTGATTGA
- a CDS encoding GTP-binding protein yields the protein MSKNIRFVMVGGFLGAGKTTTLARLAKQYTSQGLTVGIVTNDQAADLVDTKSLRSQGFEVGEVAGACFCCRFDDLISTIDSIGKGQAPDVILAEPVGSCTDLVATVIQPLKQLYKARFQIAPYGVILKPSQGRKILKNEPGTGFSPKAAYILQKQLEEADLILINRVDELSAAELAELHTLLDQQYPHTPRLSISAKTGQGFDAYFEFLDQVGDFGRRILDIDYDIYAEGEAELGWLNSNVQISSTTEFPLDKLLLELIGVLKQRLVEAGLEVAHLKLIGLSPAAFGVANLVSRDLPPELSLPSHATTRTVELVVNARVACDPGLLGELADETIRQVCSTYAATAQFGGAQMFRPGRPQPTHRMSRAGSV from the coding sequence ATGTCGAAGAATATACGATTTGTGATGGTCGGTGGATTCCTGGGTGCCGGCAAAACAACCACGCTCGCGCGTCTCGCGAAGCAATATACGTCTCAGGGTCTAACGGTCGGCATTGTCACGAACGATCAGGCTGCGGATCTGGTCGACACGAAATCATTGCGGTCGCAAGGATTTGAAGTTGGCGAAGTTGCTGGAGCCTGTTTTTGCTGTCGATTTGACGATTTGATCTCGACGATCGACTCCATCGGAAAAGGGCAGGCGCCCGATGTGATATTGGCCGAACCGGTCGGAAGCTGCACCGACCTTGTCGCGACGGTCATCCAACCGCTGAAGCAGCTCTACAAGGCCAGGTTTCAAATCGCGCCTTACGGAGTCATTTTGAAACCGAGCCAGGGACGAAAGATTCTCAAGAACGAACCAGGAACGGGATTCTCGCCCAAGGCCGCCTACATTCTACAGAAGCAGTTGGAAGAAGCAGACCTTATTTTGATCAATCGCGTCGATGAACTATCCGCAGCAGAACTCGCAGAACTGCATACACTGCTGGATCAGCAGTATCCGCATACGCCGCGCCTCTCGATTTCTGCCAAAACGGGGCAGGGGTTTGACGCCTATTTTGAGTTCCTGGACCAGGTCGGCGATTTCGGTCGACGAATTCTGGACATTGACTACGACATTTACGCTGAGGGCGAAGCCGAACTTGGCTGGTTGAACAGCAATGTCCAGATCTCATCAACGACGGAATTTCCTTTGGACAAACTGCTGCTCGAATTGATTGGTGTGTTGAAGCAACGGCTGGTGGAAGCGGGGCTCGAAGTCGCTCATCTGAAACTGATCGGCTTAAGTCCGGCGGCATTCGGTGTGGCAAATCTGGTCAGTCGCGATTTGCCGCCGGAACTGTCATTGCCGTCTCACGCCACGACCCGAACCGTGGAACTGGTCGTGAATGCCCGGGTGGCATGTGACCCGGGTCTGCTGGGCGAACTGGCAGACGAGACGATCCGACAGGTCTGTTCGACCTATGCCGCAACGGCCCAATTCGGCGGAGCACAAATGTTTCGACCTGGCCGGCCCCAGCCAACCCATCGCATGAGTCGTGCGGGAAGCGTATAA
- a CDS encoding ExbD/TolR family protein, translating to MARRGLFSDAGSFGGGRKVADGEMDITPMIDVTFLLLIFFMVASTMQGTPDVDVPPAQHSIGVDSASATVVTILAPKNSADSPHIVMGDGAGEEADLADVRRYVEESVRDRKNRIVLKAEGDVSHGLVDEVSQAIKSVDGAELFMGVGDKPKE from the coding sequence ATGGCACGACGGGGGCTCTTTTCCGATGCAGGCAGCTTCGGCGGCGGACGGAAAGTCGCCGACGGCGAAATGGATATCACGCCGATGATCGATGTGACATTCCTGCTGCTGATCTTCTTCATGGTCGCTTCCACAATGCAGGGAACTCCCGACGTTGACGTTCCACCAGCACAGCACAGCATTGGTGTGGATTCGGCCAGCGCGACCGTCGTGACCATTCTGGCTCCCAAAAATTCGGCCGATTCCCCACATATCGTAATGGGCGACGGCGCAGGCGAAGAAGCGGATCTGGCGGACGTCCGTCGTTACGTGGAAGAGAGCGTGCGTGATCGGAAAAACCGCATCGTGCTCAAAGCGGAAGGCGATGTCTCACACGGTCTGGTCGATGAGGTGTCGCAGGCAATCAAATCGGTCGATGGAGCGGAATTGTTCATGGGAGTCGGAGACAAACCAAAAGAATAG
- a CDS encoding DegT/DnrJ/EryC1/StrS family aminotransferase — MNLSDLHRPAILGGKAVFPQGAPTWPRSDQALRTVFEELFMSGNWGRYHGPHVPELVRQLADDHGVEHVLLCSSGTSAVELALRGAGVGPGDEVIMAAYDFKANFQNVLCLGAVPVLIDLHPVTWQIDPTRIAAAVSPRTRAILVSHLHGGVVEMAEVCRHAAAQSIPVVEDACQNPGAIVFGRKAGTWGDVGVHSFGGSKLLTAGRGGALLSRRADIAERIKRYTQRGNDAYPLSEMQAAVLLPQLQQLGRLNTQRRIFVAKLASLLKDVPGLELLQVPADAIEPAYYKVGFRYESRDFQGMNRNQFAAAMRAEGIALDPGFRGLHLIHASRRFRRADELNEATRADAGMLTLHHPVLLAELSAVDSIVAAVTKIRQFAGEIAAAVQVDSPQES, encoded by the coding sequence ATGAACCTGAGTGACTTGCACCGTCCGGCAATCCTTGGCGGCAAGGCCGTTTTTCCGCAGGGGGCGCCCACATGGCCGCGTAGTGATCAGGCTCTTCGTACCGTGTTCGAAGAGCTGTTCATGTCTGGGAATTGGGGCCGATATCACGGGCCGCATGTGCCGGAGCTGGTGCGGCAGTTGGCCGATGATCACGGTGTTGAGCATGTTCTCCTGTGCAGCAGTGGCACCTCGGCGGTCGAATTGGCGTTGCGCGGCGCGGGTGTTGGGCCGGGTGACGAAGTCATCATGGCCGCTTACGACTTTAAAGCGAACTTTCAGAATGTGCTGTGCCTGGGAGCCGTTCCCGTTCTGATCGATCTGCATCCGGTCACCTGGCAGATCGACCCTACGAGAATTGCCGCAGCCGTTTCACCACGTACGCGCGCGATTCTTGTGTCGCACTTGCATGGTGGTGTCGTCGAAATGGCAGAGGTCTGCCGACACGCCGCGGCACAGAGCATCCCAGTCGTCGAGGACGCGTGTCAGAATCCTGGTGCGATTGTCTTTGGCCGCAAGGCGGGAACCTGGGGGGATGTCGGTGTGCACAGTTTTGGGGGAAGTAAGCTGCTGACGGCGGGACGCGGCGGGGCCTTGTTGAGCCGCCGCGCTGACATTGCCGAACGTATTAAACGTTACACGCAGCGAGGGAACGACGCGTACCCACTCTCTGAAATGCAGGCTGCAGTCTTGTTGCCGCAACTGCAGCAACTCGGTCGCCTCAACACGCAGCGACGCATCTTCGTGGCAAAACTGGCCAGTCTGCTGAAGGATGTTCCGGGACTCGAACTCCTACAAGTGCCCGCCGATGCGATCGAGCCAGCGTACTACAAGGTGGGCTTTCGGTATGAGTCCCGTGATTTCCAAGGAATGAATCGAAATCAATTCGCTGCTGCAATGCGTGCGGAAGGAATTGCACTCGATCCAGGATTTCGCGGACTCCACCTCATTCATGCTTCACGACGCTTTCGTCGAGCGGATGAACTAAACGAGGCGACGCGCGCGGATGCAGGAATGCTGACGCTCCATCATCCGGTTCTACTCGCCGAACTTTCGGCCGTAGATTCAATCGTCGCCGCCGTCACCAAAATTCGCCAATTCGCGGGGGAGATTGCAGCGGCAGTTCAGGTTGACAGTCCCCAAGAATCTTGA
- a CDS encoding DUF1501 domain-containing protein gives MNDWPEQFATREITRRHFFQDCRVGLGGMALGSLLAGDRSAFAETQPPGFTPGSRGLHRPARAKAVIFLFMAGGPSQLELFDPKPKLQELSGQVIPESYVKGKRFAFIKPDAKLLGTNRSFRQYGESGAVISECLPHLGTVADDICLVRSMSTDVFNHGPAKLFMNTGSPQFMGRPSMGTWVTYGIGSESKNLPGFVVLQSGPRGPRGGAPLWSSGFLPTSFQGVPLRSGKEPILNLGNPSGIDSNRQRDFVSAVNDLNQMRHETTQDPEIATRIAAYEMAYRMQSSAPELMDLGGETRETLDMYGAEPGKHSFANNCLLARRLVERGVRFVQLYHTDWDHHGNPDTELGKALDDRCREVDQGSAALVRDLKRHGLLDDTIVIWGGEFGRTPQGEVRDLRGRDHHIEAFTMWMAGGGIKAGQTIGATDEIGYYITEDKVHVHDLHATLLHLLGIDHLQLTYKFQGRNYRLTDVHGNIVSKLLA, from the coding sequence ATGAATGATTGGCCAGAACAGTTCGCGACGCGTGAGATAACTCGCCGACATTTCTTTCAAGATTGCCGGGTTGGCCTCGGTGGGATGGCTCTGGGATCTTTGCTGGCAGGAGATCGCTCTGCGTTCGCCGAAACGCAGCCGCCGGGATTCACTCCTGGCAGTCGCGGTCTGCACCGCCCCGCACGTGCCAAGGCCGTGATCTTTCTATTCATGGCTGGCGGGCCCAGTCAGTTGGAATTGTTTGATCCCAAGCCCAAGTTGCAAGAACTGAGTGGCCAGGTCATCCCAGAGTCCTACGTAAAAGGGAAACGGTTCGCCTTCATCAAACCTGATGCCAAGCTACTGGGAACGAATCGCAGCTTTCGACAGTATGGCGAATCGGGTGCGGTGATCAGTGAATGCCTTCCGCACCTGGGTACCGTCGCCGACGATATCTGTCTGGTTCGCTCGATGTCCACGGATGTGTTCAACCATGGCCCCGCAAAGTTGTTCATGAACACTGGTTCGCCGCAATTCATGGGACGGCCCAGCATGGGAACCTGGGTCACGTATGGGATCGGAAGCGAATCGAAGAATCTGCCGGGATTCGTCGTTTTGCAATCAGGACCACGCGGACCACGCGGCGGTGCCCCGTTATGGTCGAGCGGATTTCTTCCCACCAGTTTCCAGGGTGTGCCGCTTCGATCAGGCAAAGAGCCAATTCTGAACCTCGGAAATCCATCGGGCATCGATTCCAACCGTCAACGCGATTTCGTGTCCGCGGTGAATGACTTGAACCAGATGCGTCACGAAACAACGCAAGATCCCGAGATTGCGACTCGCATCGCCGCCTATGAAATGGCGTACCGTATGCAGTCGAGTGCCCCAGAGCTGATGGACCTGGGCGGCGAGACGCGAGAAACCCTCGACATGTACGGGGCAGAGCCCGGCAAGCACTCGTTCGCGAATAACTGCCTGCTGGCGCGACGGTTGGTCGAGCGGGGTGTGCGATTTGTGCAGCTCTATCACACCGACTGGGACCATCACGGCAACCCCGACACGGAACTCGGCAAGGCGCTCGATGACCGATGTCGCGAAGTCGATCAAGGTTCGGCCGCACTCGTTCGAGACCTCAAGCGCCACGGACTACTGGACGACACGATCGTCATCTGGGGTGGTGAATTTGGACGTACGCCGCAAGGCGAGGTCCGTGATTTACGAGGCCGCGACCACCACATCGAAGCGTTCACCATGTGGATGGCAGGCGGCGGCATCAAAGCAGGCCAAACCATTGGGGCAACGGACGAAATTGGCTACTACATCACCGAAGATAAGGTGCACGTCCACGATCTGCATGCAACGTTGCTTCATCTTCTGGGAATCGACCACCTGCAACTGACGTACAAATTTCAGGGACGCAACTATCGTTTGACAGACGTCCACGGAAATATCGTCTCGAAGTTGCTCGCGTGA
- a CDS encoding radical SAM/SPASM domain-containing protein, whose translation MYLRMARRLLLETDKRLLWKLAYNFGFKGMMSVQRFKRRMKRGEFFPPFIYISVINSCNLRCQGCWVDVSAKQQIIDVPAMNRLLNEAKEAGNYFFGIVGGEPFMHPHLLEILAAHPDCYFQVFTNGHFITPEVAAELRRLGNVTPLISVEGTEIVSDERRGRPEVLSKTMEGLKNCLEHKVITGVCTSVCQTNLDDLVNEKWLDRLIEMGVMYSWFHVYRPMGPNPQPELSLSREQQLRIRRFVVDMRVRKPIGIIDAYYDGEGKALCPAASGLTHHINPWGGIEPCPIIQFAKDSIHDTRHIKDVIGKSEFLRDFRQVAASATRGCIVLERPDLLRQLVVSHEAGDQTARKSALAELTKMDSRPSQYGPGQEIPERSWVYRFAKRFWFNDFGAYKSLDAATAAQQSASV comes from the coding sequence ATGTATCTGCGTATGGCCCGTCGTCTCCTGCTGGAAACCGATAAGCGTTTGCTGTGGAAGCTCGCATACAACTTTGGTTTCAAGGGAATGATGTCCGTTCAGCGGTTCAAACGGCGGATGAAACGGGGCGAGTTTTTCCCGCCGTTCATCTACATCTCGGTCATCAATAGCTGCAACTTGCGATGTCAGGGCTGCTGGGTCGATGTCTCGGCCAAACAACAGATTATTGATGTCCCGGCGATGAATCGGCTGCTGAATGAAGCCAAGGAAGCTGGGAATTACTTCTTCGGAATCGTGGGCGGCGAGCCGTTCATGCATCCGCACTTGCTAGAGATCCTGGCCGCGCATCCCGATTGTTATTTCCAAGTCTTCACAAACGGGCATTTCATTACGCCTGAAGTCGCTGCCGAACTGCGACGACTTGGCAACGTCACCCCCCTGATCAGTGTCGAGGGGACCGAAATTGTCAGCGATGAACGACGCGGTCGTCCGGAAGTGCTGTCGAAAACGATGGAAGGCCTGAAGAATTGCCTGGAGCACAAGGTGATTACAGGAGTCTGTACCAGCGTTTGCCAGACGAACCTTGACGATCTGGTCAACGAAAAATGGCTGGATCGCCTGATCGAAATGGGCGTGATGTACTCCTGGTTCCATGTCTATCGCCCCATGGGCCCGAATCCACAGCCAGAACTTTCACTGAGCCGAGAGCAGCAACTGCGTATTCGCCGATTTGTCGTCGATATGCGTGTGCGCAAACCAATCGGAATTATCGACGCCTATTACGACGGGGAAGGGAAGGCTCTTTGTCCCGCGGCATCTGGACTGACTCATCACATCAACCCCTGGGGTGGAATCGAACCCTGCCCGATTATCCAATTCGCCAAAGACTCGATTCACGACACACGTCACATTAAAGACGTGATTGGAAAATCCGAATTCTTACGTGATTTCCGACAGGTTGCAGCATCCGCCACGCGCGGCTGCATTGTGCTTGAACGCCCGGACTTGCTACGGCAATTGGTCGTCAGCCATGAGGCAGGCGACCAGACAGCGCGGAAGTCGGCACTCGCCGAACTGACCAAGATGGATTCACGACCATCTCAGTACGGCCCTGGGCAAGAGATTCCAGAGCGCAGCTGGGTTTATCGATTCGCCAAGCGATTCTGGTTCAATGACTTCGGTGCCTATAAGTCGCTTGATGCCGCGACTGCCGCCCAGCAGTCCGCGTCGGTCTGA
- the tilS gene encoding tRNA lysidine(34) synthetase TilS — protein MYPFLDHLRAGLRRCGVEQSRVLVAVSGGADSVALLRGLATIASEFSLELTVAHLNHRLRGAASDADADWVRALAAALALPSQIGTVAPDEWNAVGKGMEETARTVRYQFLEETAAKCETSAIALAHTADDQAETVLHHILRGTGIAGLGGMAPVRKSESGSRLLRPMLNIRRKQVEQFLSQLTQDFRIDATNTDTTMTRNRLRHVVLPLLRNEINPQVDAAICRLAEQATDVEQMVRQLANNLLARALIDQQADACRIETSVLFDQPRHLVREFFRELWRQQHWPQQAMTFEHWNRLCDILSSRETVTFPERIESRFHALNLLVIRQLS, from the coding sequence ATGTATCCGTTCCTGGACCACCTTCGAGCCGGACTTCGTCGCTGCGGCGTCGAACAGTCCCGGGTGCTGGTCGCGGTTTCCGGTGGTGCAGACAGCGTGGCCTTGCTGCGAGGCCTGGCCACGATCGCCTCAGAGTTTTCGCTCGAATTGACGGTGGCCCATTTGAATCATCGGTTGCGCGGTGCGGCCAGTGACGCGGATGCAGACTGGGTTCGCGCGCTTGCTGCAGCACTGGCATTGCCCTCACAGATCGGAACGGTCGCGCCGGACGAATGGAACGCAGTCGGGAAAGGGATGGAGGAGACGGCTCGAACCGTCCGATACCAATTTTTGGAAGAGACCGCAGCGAAGTGCGAAACGAGTGCGATCGCACTCGCGCACACTGCCGACGATCAAGCAGAGACCGTCCTGCATCACATTCTACGAGGAACAGGCATCGCGGGACTTGGTGGGATGGCGCCCGTACGAAAGTCCGAATCCGGATCGCGTTTGCTGCGACCGATGCTGAATATTCGTCGAAAACAGGTCGAACAGTTCCTGAGCCAACTGACGCAAGATTTCCGGATCGACGCGACAAATACCGACACCACGATGACCAGGAATCGACTCAGACATGTGGTGCTGCCACTGCTGCGGAACGAAATCAATCCCCAGGTCGATGCGGCGATCTGTCGCCTTGCGGAACAGGCCACAGACGTCGAACAAATGGTTCGGCAACTCGCGAACAACCTGCTCGCACGTGCGTTGATTGATCAACAAGCGGATGCGTGCCGGATCGAGACGTCCGTTTTGTTTGACCAGCCAAGACACCTGGTGCGAGAGTTCTTCCGCGAGCTCTGGCGGCAACAACACTGGCCGCAACAGGCGATGACGTTTGAGCACTGGAACCGGCTTTGCGACATCCTCAGTAGTCGAGAGACAGTGACTTTTCCCGAACGAATCGAATCGCGTTTTCACGCCCTGAATTTGCTGGTCATTCGTCAGCTCTCCTGA